In Drosophila bipectinata strain 14024-0381.07 chromosome 2R, DbipHiC1v2, whole genome shotgun sequence, one genomic interval encodes:
- the LOC108125083 gene encoding dnaJ homolog subfamily C member 21, translating to MRCYYEELGVQRSATDGDIKTAYRKMALRWHPDKNPDCLAEAKERFQLIQQAYEVLSDPQERSWYDNHREQILRGKNSEYAENCLDVFEFFTNSCYKGYGDDEKGFYSVYREVFVKIALEDMEFMDEDDHLGLAPEFGTSESNYEEVVGPFYAFWQAYSTKKTYEWLCPYDVREIKERFILRKVEKEMKKIVQAARKDRNEEVRNLVNFVRKRDRRVQAYRRVLEERAEANRLKQEEKRREQLRKRQEELAAARENKSFHEGYEEQLKQLEQQYGSESDDYTDEEEEDNEESEDSEADPDAEDAEFELEYVDDLYCVACNKTFKNAKARANHEESKKHRDNVERLRAEMEAEEEAFHDTSQEDSCNGVEEALDDLEIADEHLSAEEAPSEEESSAKTKRGKKNKRSKKAAAIQVQEEEEVNGGDDEPLELKASDSEDDWSKGKKSARKTKSKKSVTNKSKPSEQSVPESAPQEAAPAASPEDPDPSKPQHTCVTCRLVFDSKNKLFAHLKKTNHGVYIPKAKPDVEGKPPGKGKGKRNK from the exons ATGCGCTGCTACTACGAGGAGCTTGGTGTCCAACGGAGCGCCACCGATGGCGACATCAAGACGGCCTACCGCAAAATGGCGCTCCGCTGGCACCCGGACAAGAATCCAGATTGTTTGGCCGAGGCCAAGGAGCGCTTCCAACTTATTCAGCAGGCTTACGAGGTGCTCTCTGATCCACAGGAGCGCTCTTGGTACGACAATCACCGGGAGCAAATTCTGCGCGGCAAAAACTCAGAGTACGCAGAGAACTGTCTGGATGTGTTTGAGTTCTTTACTAATTCCTGCTACAAGGGCTATGGGGACGACGAAAAGGGTTTCTACAGTGTGTACCGAGAGGTATTTGTGAAGATTGCTCTCGAGGACATGGAGTTTATGGACGAAGACGACCACCTTGGTCTGGCGCCAGAATTTGGCACTTCGGAGAGTAACTACGAGGAAGTGGTGGGCCCGTTCTACGCCTTTTGGCAGGCCTACAGCACCAAGAAGACTTATGAGTGGCTGTGCCCGTACGATGTGCGCGAGATCAAGGAACGCTTCATCCTGCGTAAGGTTGAAAAGGAGATGAAGAAGATTGTGCAGGCAGCGCGCAAGGATCGCAATGAAGAG GTCCGAAATCTGGTTAACTTTGTGCGAAAAAGAGATCGACGGGTGCAGGCCTACAGACGCGTTCTAGAAGAACGGGCTGAGGCCAACCGCTTGAAGCAGGAGGAGAAACGCCGGGAGCAGCTACGAAAGCGCCAAGAAGAGCTTGCTGCCGCtagggagaacaaatcgttcCACGAGGGCTATGAGGAGCAGTTAAAGCAGCTTGAACAACAGTATGGTAGCGAGTCGGATGACTATacggacgaggaggaggaagacAATGAAGAGAGTGAAGATTCAGAGGCGGATCCAGACGCGGAAGATGCCGAATTCGAGTTGGAGTATGTTGACGACTTGTACTGTGTGGCCTGCAACAAGACCTTCAAAAATGCTAAAGCGCGCGCTAATCACGAAGAGAGCAAAAAACACCGAGACAATGTTGAGCGGTTGAGGGCGGAGATGGAAGCAGAGGAAGAAGCCTTCCACGATACCTCTCAGGAAGACAGTTGCAACGGAGTTGAGGAAGCTTTGGATGATCTTGAAATCGCAGACGAGCACTTGTCCGCCGAGGAAGCACCCAGTGAAGAAGAATCTTCTGCTAAGACAAAACGTGGCAAGAAGAATAAAAGATCCAAAAAAGCTGCTGCCATACAAGTGCAAGAGGAAGAGGAAGTCAACGGTGGTGACGATGAGCCCCTCGAGCTTAAGGCTTCCGATTCAGAAGACGACTGGAGCAAAGGCAAGAAGTCTGCGCGAAAAACAAAGAGCAAAAAGTCTGTCACTAACAAATCGAAGCCCTCCGAGCAATCCGTCCCGGAGTCGGCTCCTCAGGAGGCTGCACCAGCAGCTTCACCAGAAGATCCCGATCCGTCAAAGCCGCAGCATACCTGTGTCACCTGCCGGCTAGTCTTTGACTCTAAAAACAAACTATTTGCTCATCTAAAAAAGACGAATCATGGAGTGTACATACCCAAGGCCAAGCCTGATGTGGAGGGCAAGCCTCCTGGCAAGGGCAAGGGAAAACGCAACAAGTAG
- the LOC108125086 gene encoding wnt inhibitory factor 1 isoform X2 codes for MPNWMLLLLLLPAQGLGHYYYDYGYWEINEPPPLCSDYEMLVVNTRQCVRRCNIVCREGVCFEDGACPCADQYQGADPDGVVCAAQCLAGCQRAGGYCAAPDLCVCPKGSNYYFDSLSQKCRHRVARLLDPCLGRCTHGSCSSDGRCTCAQGYELQATLLHGQQCTPICDHDCGPQAYCFAPNLCACRHKHYHYGRSGICTRDY; via the exons ATGCCGAACTGgatgctgctgttgctcctgCTGCCGGCTCAGGGATTGGGGCATTACTACTACGACTACGGGTACTGGGAGATCAACGAGCCGCCTCCGCTCTGCTCTGACTACGAAATGCTGGTGGTGAACACCCGGCAGTGCGTCCGACGGTGCAACATCGTCTGCCGGGAAGGAGTCTGTTTCGAGGACGGAGCCTGTCCCTGTGCCGATCAGTACCAGGGCGCCGATCCGGACGGAGTGGTTTGTGCTGCCCAGTGCCTTGCCGGATGCCAGAGGGCGGGGGGCTACTGTGCTGCTCCTGATCTCTGTGTTTGCCCAAAGGGAAGCAACTATTACTTCGATTCTCTCTCCCAAAAGTGCAGACACCGGGTAGCTCGTCTTCTGGACCCCTGTCTCGG ACGATGCACTCATGGAAGTTGCTCCTCCGACGGCCGCTGCACCTGCGCCCAGGGCTATGAACTGCAAGCCACTCTGCTCCACGGCCAACAGTGTACGCCCATCTGTGATCA CGATTGTGGACCCCAAGCGTACTGCTTCGCCCCCAACTTGTGCGCCTGCCGGCACAAGCACTACCATTACGGACGGAGCGGCATCTGCACCAGGGACTATTGA
- the LOC108125217 gene encoding uncharacterized protein isoform X2 has product MYGASIFLFRNSRRRIACHDEQQFSKDSIVNVMEKFVKTVNIMDDTILVPCRLMDRQIGDSTDIIPATGKDSTANQLTLSSSAQGKRGAVHSKNVHEFLSASELFNLYNMLNSLKKDLLWTANQEDEDHPQLQSQISTIPTPNPNPNPSESKTDSSSTTATTTTGAHVKGHVRRTSTASMMSTNSVSNMSDSDSDISQENDSGLESDGNKSDNAQSSDGSDIVDVAGPKSKQASGDKATELAQRCRRHLNGLYECLEQMTEAANYLTARYQSDIGPV; this is encoded by the exons gaacaGCCGGCGCCGCATCGCCTGTCATGATGAGCAGCAGTTCTCCAAAGACAGCATCGTCAACGTGATGGAGAAGTTTGTGAAGACTGTCAACATAATGGATGATACCATATTGGTGCCATGCAGGCTCATGGATCGACAG ATTGGCGATAGCACCGACATCATACCTGCCACGGGCAAGGACTCCACCGCCAACCAACTGACGCTGAGCTCCAGTGCCCAGGGCAAGCGGGGAGCGGTCCACTCCAAGAACGTACACGAATTCCTCAGCGCCTCCGAACTGTTCAACCTCTACAACATGCTCAACTCCCTCAAAAAGGATCTGTTGTGGACAGCCAACCAGGAGGATGAGGACCACCCGCAGCTGCAGTCACAGATTAGCACCATCCCCActcccaatcccaatcccaatcccagcGAGAGCAAGACTGACTCCAGCAGCACCACAGCTACAACGACGACGGGGGCCCATGTCAAGGGTCATGTGCGCCGCACCTCCACCGCCTCGATGATGTCCACCAACTCGGTGAGCAACATGAGCGACTCGGACTCTGACATCTCGCAGGAGAACGATTCCGGCTTGGAATCCGATGGCAACAAGAGCGACAACGCCCAGAGCAGTGACGGTAGCGACATCGTGGACGTGGCCGGACCCAAGTCGAAGCAGGCCAGCGGCGATAAGGCCACGGAGCTGGCCCAGCGTTGCCGGAGGCATCTGAACGGTCTGTACGAGTGCCTGGAACAAATGACAGAGGCGGCCAACTATCTGACCGCCAGATACCAAAGTGATATTGGGCCCGTCTAG
- the LOC108125088 gene encoding LHFPL tetraspan subfamily member 2 protein → MCYVIITSASLVWFLCSLLADMLFAVALVTPKWLVGPTPVGQLSSKSSSVGIYTRCKVMLERGYHCGRFDLDGLFTDSSVYPGEWKAAMFFASLGFALLSVTVILTLLTCCRQAACGKSIHNLTACAQVVAGISVMLALFLHPLGWRAERVQRLCGQEAEPFYPADCSIGISFYCGVIGVLLTFIAAGISLKAESSNMRSRVRRRVEAGSKLVCIP, encoded by the exons ATGTGTTACGTTATCATAACAAGCGCCAGCCTGGTATGGTTCCTCTGCTCCCTTCTGGCGGACATGCTCTTTGCGGTGGCTCTGGTCACGCCCAAATGGCTAGTTGGCCCCACCCCTGTGGGTCAGCTTTCCTCAAAGTCCTCCTCGGTTGGGATCTACACCCGGTGCAAGGTGATGTTGGAGCGGGGCTACCACTGTGGTCGCTTCGATCTGGACGGCCTGTTCACGGACAGTAGTGTCTACCCCGGAGAATGGAAGGCAGCTATGTTCTTTGCCTCGCTGGGATTCGCCCTGTTGTCGGTCACGGTCATACTTACTCTGCTTACCTGTTGTCGCCAAGCAGCCTGCGGCAAGAGCATCCACAACTTGACGGCCTGTGCCCAGGTGGTGGCAG GAATAAGCGTGATGCTGGCACTCTTCCTGCATCCCCTTGGCTGGCGAGCGGAAAGGGTCCAGCGTCTCTGCGGCCAGGAGGCCGAACCTTTTTACCCAGCCGACTGCAGCATAG GTATTTCGTTCTACTGCGGCGTTATCGGTGTACTTCTCACATTCATCGCCGCCGGAATAAGCCTGAAAGCGGAATCTTCCAACATGCGATCACGTGTCCGCCGGCGCGTCGAAGCGGGTAGCAAGCTGGTCTGCATTCCATAG
- the LOC108125090 gene encoding putative gamma-glutamylcyclotransferase CG2811 isoform X1, which yields MLRMAGWRRVFVYGTLKKGEPNHHWLTSEENGQARFLGKGTTAVKFPLVVGTRYNIPFLLARPGEGTHIDGEIYEVDDSMFGKLDQLEDYPDYYDREEQQIQTEQNESSCTSRSIQCWLYLIRNFPEKLLSKKMLSSYHNTPEQPYNENYLESTPEDIWSDE from the exons ATGCTGAGAATGGCTGGGTGGAGGAGAGTCTTTGTCTATGGTACTCTTAAAAAAGGGGAACCCAACCACCACTGGTTGACAAGCGAGGAGAATGGTCAGGCCAGGTTTCTCGGAAAGGGTACCACGGCGGTGAAGTTTCCTCTTGTGGTGGGCACTCGCTACAACATTCCATTTTTGCTGGCCCGACCAGGTGAGGGGACTCACATAGACGGCGAGATCTACGAAGTGGACGATTCCATGTTCGGAAAACTCGACCAGCTGGAGGACTACCCAGATTACTATGATCGCGAAGAACAGCAGATTCAAACAGAGCAGAATGA GTCATCCTGTACTTCCAGGAGCATCCAGTGCTGGTTGTACCTAATCAGGAATTTTCCGGAGAAACTGTTGTCCAAAAAAATGCTCAGTTCGTACCACAACACACCCGAGCAGCCGTACAATGAGAA CTATTTGGAGAGCACGCCGGAGGACATCTGGTCGGATGAGTGA
- the LOC108125086 gene encoding wnt inhibitory factor 1 isoform X1: MRSAHQLRRPEVTFTLTFRHGDHLQKFAMPNWMLLLLLLPAQGLGHYYYDYGYWEINEPPPLCSDYEMLVVNTRQCVRRCNIVCREGVCFEDGACPCADQYQGADPDGVVCAAQCLAGCQRAGGYCAAPDLCVCPKGSNYYFDSLSQKCRHRVARLLDPCLGRCTHGSCSSDGRCTCAQGYELQATLLHGQQCTPICDHDCGPQAYCFAPNLCACRHKHYHYGRSGICTRDY, encoded by the exons ATGAGATCCGCACACCAATTGCGCAGGCCCGAAGTCACTTTCACTCTCACTTTCCGGCATGGGGATCACTTGCAGAAGTTTGCGATGCCGAACTGgatgctgctgttgctcctgCTGCCGGCTCAGGGATTGGGGCATTACTACTACGACTACGGGTACTGGGAGATCAACGAGCCGCCTCCGCTCTGCTCTGACTACGAAATGCTGGTGGTGAACACCCGGCAGTGCGTCCGACGGTGCAACATCGTCTGCCGGGAAGGAGTCTGTTTCGAGGACGGAGCCTGTCCCTGTGCCGATCAGTACCAGGGCGCCGATCCGGACGGAGTGGTTTGTGCTGCCCAGTGCCTTGCCGGATGCCAGAGGGCGGGGGGCTACTGTGCTGCTCCTGATCTCTGTGTTTGCCCAAAGGGAAGCAACTATTACTTCGATTCTCTCTCCCAAAAGTGCAGACACCGGGTAGCTCGTCTTCTGGACCCCTGTCTCGG ACGATGCACTCATGGAAGTTGCTCCTCCGACGGCCGCTGCACCTGCGCCCAGGGCTATGAACTGCAAGCCACTCTGCTCCACGGCCAACAGTGTACGCCCATCTGTGATCA CGATTGTGGACCCCAAGCGTACTGCTTCGCCCCCAACTTGTGCGCCTGCCGGCACAAGCACTACCATTACGGACGGAGCGGCATCTGCACCAGGGACTATTGA
- the LOC108125082 gene encoding uncharacterized protein has product MFGSKLRSWMETHIVRPRKKGNKHKQTAAEANGSGGSTGKKSGTLPPQGSNLTSPVLTSSGSHSIASPVRRREVSPIQCHPPSRRYGWQSPDEDSYVVTSPKSDNLLYAPNCHRPLQHQHQVQQHQHHLSVPNSKENSCAEKSPMRVNCSSSSISSLSWSTGSKEPSSSKPGPFKGENALTAEYHIPPDEEVEYEEVGDLLLRPPGPKTCEIPRPQSENLSAVRLIYEEEPGRGNNHVRYGRLLPSKLAPVQLGESLDSLPTATPPIPPAPGVGSRMRTPRGVQRTSFMPGPRPHSLPSPESAYSTGYSTDGTSPCAATNYNPPEYYINMRSGTHYFPKSVNSLAIEAQRYKFGLNRIEEMSPMDPLPKSNFASANHGLEASHSPLAIHQQPKLFESPSPRQRCRIRTNPWYNTGEQHLSAVPARNEVDATSTTSTTSSGIKSGNELEVPAAKTTTNKAATLNTGRGSQSTMLRVGEVVDPPGIGGVAYESECSSTSTEVENLHAPHTIKRRHLEQVETTTTSAPVAGGCGGGANATTTSFVLSDDEATLNEMIGKFDESYIYEKETDILSSDSDPTDCCASELDTGQDAGDECDTDELLDIDFIDTSSMQEVVLDRHDLVARNLGSCHYYSSPMVKRKSTRRSARRKSGQEPADGSQQQRRKRFLKTRKKSCEKSEKPMVSPLREPRGTRSVGGTPVCLRRHLLGPKEKIYKTSPLSNRSNSLIFGDMTTKNSLAIAESEKALMKADLEADMKYKQLIMEAESLLESMKNSLQSIPRDTPVASPRRLNPLANKRVEMLKNSEVDTPKKQPSPSPLEHELAAAINKRVEMLKFETSSASSPPNSPKLGPRCSPRKTHLTNFMNQNAPPELPPRKAPTAPLSPQLQLNGRRLLESPKARRHGGTMTVTSTTTTTVISFNGSDSDIDCLAAEDVGNHNYFPYSKPAKPTLTKTNIQLEAESQINNNFYCPHSEPLKRKVYKGSSSFERIKKNFDLELDRNKSSERSPLQLSASVSAKSSMQDVTGDEDKRQASLEGGGVGDSRKQQLILNTIVDLKRSLEHQSYQLSGLNGD; this is encoded by the exons ATGTTTGGCTCCAAGCTGCGCTCCTGGATGGAGACGCACATCGTGCGGCCCCGCAAGAAGGGTAACAAGCACAAGCAGACGGCAGCCGAGGCCAACGGTTCCGGGGGCTCCACTGGCAAGAAGTCTGGCACCCTGCCACCGCAGGGCAGCAATCTCACCAGTCCGGTGTTGACCAGCAGTGGCAGCCATAGTATCGCCAGTCCGGTGCGAAGGCGCGAAGTGTCGCCCATTCAGTGCCAC CCTCCTAGTCGGCGGTATGGATGGCAATCACCCGACGAGGACTCTTATGTTGTCACATCCCCCAAGTCGGACAACCTCTTGTATGCCCCGAACTGTCATCGGCCTCtccagcatcagcatcaggtGCAACAGCATCAGCACCACTTGAGCGTGCCCAACAGCAAGGAGAACTCGTGCGCAGAGAAGTCTCCCATGCGAGTCAACTGCTCGTCGTCGTCTATTTCATCACTATCCTGGTCTACCGGCTCCAAAGAGCCCTCCTCGAGCAAGCCAGGCCCGTTTAAAGGGGAAAATGCACTGACTGCGGAGTACCACATCCCACCCGACGAAGAAGTGGAGTACGAGGAGGTTGGTGATCTACTTCTGCGACCGCCTGGACCCAAGACATGCGAAATCCCGCGTCCACAGTCGGAGAACCTAAGCGCCGTGCGTTTGATATATGAGGAGGAACCGGGCCGTGGCAATAACCATGTACGCTACGGGCGCCTACTGCCCTCAAAGCTGGCTCCCGTGCAGCTGGGAGAGTCGCTGGACAGCTTGCCCACGGCCACCCCTCCAATTCCACCAGCACCCGGTGTCGGCTCACGTATGCGTACCCCGCGTGGGGTGCAACGCACCAGCTTCATGCCCGGTCCGAGGCCCCACAGTCTGCCCTCGCCGGAAAGCGCCTATTCCACCGGCTACTCCACAGACGGCACCTCTCCGTGCGCCGCCACCAACTACAACCCACCCGAGTACTACATCAACATGCGCTCGGGTACGCACTATTTCCCCAAGAGCGTCAACTCATTGGCCATCGAGGCGCAGCGCTACAAGTTCGGCTTGAACCGCATCGAGGAGATGTCGCCCATGGACCCGCTGCCGAAAAGCAACTTTGCGAGTGCCAATCATGGCCTGGAAGCATCGCACAGTCCTTTGGCTATACACCAGCagccaaagttatttgaat CTCCATCGCCCCGTCAGCGCTGTCGCATCAGGACTAATCCATGGTACAACACTGGCGAGCAGCACTTATCAGCTGTGCCTGCTCGGAACGAGGTAGATGCCACCAGTACCACCTCCACCACCTCATCGGGCATTAAGTCGGGCAATGAGCTGGAAGTTCCGGCtgcgaaaacaacaacaaacaaggcAGCAACCCTTAATACCGGCCGGGGCTCCCAAAGCACGATGCTGCGAGTGGGTGAGGTGGTGGACCCACCTGGAATAGGGGGAGTTGCTTACGAGTCCGAGTGCTCTTCGACGTCGACTGAAGTGGAAAATCTGCATGCCCCGCACACCATCAAGCGGCGGCACTTGGAGCAAGTGGAAACAACAACCACCTCGGCTCCCGTGGCGGGTGGCTGTGGCGGAGGGGCTAACGCCACAACCACTTCCTTTGTGCTTAGCGACGACGAGGCCACCCTCAACGAGATGATTGGGAAGTTTGACGAGAGCTACATCTATGAGAAGGAGACTGACATACTCAG CAGCGACTCGGATCCTACAGACTGCTGTGCCTCGGAGCTGGACACCGGCCAGGATGCTGGAGACGAATGCGACACAGACGAGCTTCTGGACATTGACTTCATAGACACTTCGTCCATGCAGGAGGTGGTACTTGACCGCCACGATCTGGTGGCTCGCAACTTGGGCAGCTGCCACTACTACTCGAGTCCCATGGTGAAGCGCAAGTCTACGAGACGCTCAGCCCGACGCAAGAGCGGCCAGGAGCCGGCTGATGGATCCCAACAGCAACGACGCAAGCGATTCCTCAAGACTCGCAAGAAGAGTTGTGAGAAAAGCGAGAAGCCAATGGTGTCGCCCCTTCGGGAGCCTCGTGGAACTCGAAGTGTGGGGGGAACACCAGTTTGTTTGCGGCGCCATCTTCTTGGTCCGAAGGAGAA GATATACAAGACTTCGCCACTCTCCAATCGCTCCAATTCCCTAATCTTCGGCGACATGACCACCAAGAACTCGTTGGCCATCGCAGAGAGCGAGAAGGCTTTGATGAAGGCCGACTTAGAGGCGGACATGAAGTACAAGCAACTCATCATGGAGGCAGAGTCGCTTTTAGAGTCCATGAAGAACAGTCTTCAAAG CATCCCAAGGGACACACCAGTGGCCAGTCCAAGGCGCCTGAATCCGTTGGCCAACAAGCGCGTAGAGATGCTCAAAAATAGTGAGGTGGACACCCCCAAGAAACAGCCATCTCCGTCTCCGTTGGAGCACGAGCTGGCCGCTGCCATCAACAAGCGCGTTGAAATGCTCAAGTTTGAGACTTCCTCGGCCTCATCCCCACCCAACAGCCCCAAGCTGGGGCCGCGCTGCAGTCCCCGTAAAACCCACTTGACCAACTTTATGAACCAAAATGCTCCTCCGGAGCTGCCACCTCGCAAGGCCCCAACTGCACCACTCTCGCCCCAGCTGCAGCTGAATGGCAGGCGGCTGCTGGAGAGTCCTAAGGCCAGACGGCATGGCGGGACTATGACCGTCACATccacaaccaccaccaccgtgATTAGTTTCAACGGAAGCGACTCAGACATCGATTGCCTAGCCGCTGAGGATGTGGGGAATCACAACTACTTTCCGTACTCGAAGCCGGCGAAGCCGACACTGACCAAGACGAACATCCAGTTGGAGGCCGAATCGCAGATCAACAACAACTTTTACTGCCCCCACAGTGAGCCACTGAAACGCAAAGTCTACAAGGGCAGCTCCTCCTTTGAGCGGATCAAGAAGAACTTTGACTTGGAGTTGG ACCGTAACAAGTCAAGCGAGCGCTCTCCCCTCCAGCTCTCGGCTTCCGTTTCGGCCAAGAGCTCCATGCAAGACGTGACCGGGGACGAGGACAAAAGGCAGGCGTCGTTGGAAGGTGGGGGCGTCGGCGATAGTCGTAAGCAGCAGCTAATTCTCAACACGATTGTCGATCTGAAGCGGAGCTTGGAGCACCAGAGCTACCAGCTGAGTGGCCTCAACGGTGACTAA
- the LOC108125090 gene encoding putative gamma-glutamylcyclotransferase CG2811 isoform X2, translating to MLRMAGWRRVFVYGTLKKGEPNHHWLTSEENGQARFLGKGTTAVKFPLVVGTRYNIPFLLARPGEGTHIDGEIYEVDDSMFGKLDQLEDYPDYYDREEQQIQTEQNESIQCWLYLIRNFPEKLLSKKMLSSYHNTPEQPYNENYLESTPEDIWSDE from the exons ATGCTGAGAATGGCTGGGTGGAGGAGAGTCTTTGTCTATGGTACTCTTAAAAAAGGGGAACCCAACCACCACTGGTTGACAAGCGAGGAGAATGGTCAGGCCAGGTTTCTCGGAAAGGGTACCACGGCGGTGAAGTTTCCTCTTGTGGTGGGCACTCGCTACAACATTCCATTTTTGCTGGCCCGACCAGGTGAGGGGACTCACATAGACGGCGAGATCTACGAAGTGGACGATTCCATGTTCGGAAAACTCGACCAGCTGGAGGACTACCCAGATTACTATGATCGCGAAGAACAGCAGATTCAAACAGAGCAGAATGA GAGCATCCAGTGCTGGTTGTACCTAATCAGGAATTTTCCGGAGAAACTGTTGTCCAAAAAAATGCTCAGTTCGTACCACAACACACCCGAGCAGCCGTACAATGAGAA CTATTTGGAGAGCACGCCGGAGGACATCTGGTCGGATGAGTGA
- the Tina-1 gene encoding troponin C-akin-1 protein: protein MGQVKKATSALSKLFVYGALKYGQPSNSILASSGNGYAKFWCKATTTEKLPLVIATRYNIPFLLNKPGVGYYVTGEIYEVDDRMLNSLDNLEDCEEIYTREKQDMNIGVGEGTVPCWVYLLQKYPEKLLNLQYLSSYENSTTHPYIMRHRRTHKHPAQDDLSYEATN from the exons ATGGGCCAAGTCAAG aaagCCACATCTGCCCTGAGCAAGCTGTTCGTCTATGGAGCTCTTAAGTACGGACAGCCCAGCAACTCGATCCTGGCCAGCAGCGGGAACGGATACGCCAAGTTCTGGTGCAAGGCCACCACCACCGAGAAGCTGCCGCTGGTTATCGCCACCCGCTACAACATTCCCTTCCTGCTGAACAAGCCCGGCGTGGGGTATTACGTAACCGGAGAGATCTATGAAGTGGACGACCGCATGCTCAACTCCCTGGATAACCTAGAGGACTGCGAGGAGATCTACACGCGCGAGAAGCAGGACATGAACATCGGCGTTGGCGAGGG AACTGTACCCTGCTGGGTGTATCTGCTCCAGAAGTACCCGGAAAAGCTGCTCAACTTGCAATACCTGTCCAGCTACGAGAACAGCACCACGCATCCCTACATCATGCGCCACCGCCGCACCCACAAGCACCCGGCCCAGGACGATCTCAGCTACGAGGCCACCAACTAA
- the LOC108125217 gene encoding uncharacterized protein isoform X1 has protein sequence MSGYTDLTKLETSRNSRRRIACHDEQQFSKDSIVNVMEKFVKTVNIMDDTILVPCRLMDRQIGDSTDIIPATGKDSTANQLTLSSSAQGKRGAVHSKNVHEFLSASELFNLYNMLNSLKKDLLWTANQEDEDHPQLQSQISTIPTPNPNPNPSESKTDSSSTTATTTTGAHVKGHVRRTSTASMMSTNSVSNMSDSDSDISQENDSGLESDGNKSDNAQSSDGSDIVDVAGPKSKQASGDKATELAQRCRRHLNGLYECLEQMTEAANYLTARYQSDIGPV, from the exons gaacaGCCGGCGCCGCATCGCCTGTCATGATGAGCAGCAGTTCTCCAAAGACAGCATCGTCAACGTGATGGAGAAGTTTGTGAAGACTGTCAACATAATGGATGATACCATATTGGTGCCATGCAGGCTCATGGATCGACAG ATTGGCGATAGCACCGACATCATACCTGCCACGGGCAAGGACTCCACCGCCAACCAACTGACGCTGAGCTCCAGTGCCCAGGGCAAGCGGGGAGCGGTCCACTCCAAGAACGTACACGAATTCCTCAGCGCCTCCGAACTGTTCAACCTCTACAACATGCTCAACTCCCTCAAAAAGGATCTGTTGTGGACAGCCAACCAGGAGGATGAGGACCACCCGCAGCTGCAGTCACAGATTAGCACCATCCCCActcccaatcccaatcccaatcccagcGAGAGCAAGACTGACTCCAGCAGCACCACAGCTACAACGACGACGGGGGCCCATGTCAAGGGTCATGTGCGCCGCACCTCCACCGCCTCGATGATGTCCACCAACTCGGTGAGCAACATGAGCGACTCGGACTCTGACATCTCGCAGGAGAACGATTCCGGCTTGGAATCCGATGGCAACAAGAGCGACAACGCCCAGAGCAGTGACGGTAGCGACATCGTGGACGTGGCCGGACCCAAGTCGAAGCAGGCCAGCGGCGATAAGGCCACGGAGCTGGCCCAGCGTTGCCGGAGGCATCTGAACGGTCTGTACGAGTGCCTGGAACAAATGACAGAGGCGGCCAACTATCTGACCGCCAGATACCAAAGTGATATTGGGCCCGTCTAG